The following proteins are co-located in the Lepisosteus oculatus isolate fLepOcu1 chromosome 9, fLepOcu1.hap2, whole genome shotgun sequence genome:
- the nrd1b gene encoding nardilysin b, producing the protein MPLTNKSKSTGSGSAQPSSTGVLDDAKQQQEAEPRDQGASGDNGGGGEDNRGDPDIVKSPSDPKQYRYIQLDNGLKALLISDLTSVDGKASQSEDEDSEEEESEGEEEEEEEEDDSGEGTEEESEHDEDEKDSDFEELVEECDVKKKKCTSEKQSAAALCIGVGSFSDPDDLPGLAHFLEHMVFMGSEKYPAENGFDAFLKKHGGSDNASTDCERTIFQFDVQRKHFREALDRWAQFFICPLMIKDAIDREVEAVDSEYQLARPSDSHRKEMLFGSLAKPNHPMGKFCWGNAQTLKHEPREKNIDTYARLKEFWQRHYSAHYMTLAVQSKETLDTLEAWVREIFSCVPNNGLPKPDFSHLLDPFETVAFNKLYRVVPVRKVHALTLTWALPPQEKHYRVKPLHYISWLIGHEGTGSILSLLRKKCWALALFGGNSESGFDQNTTYSIFSISITLTDEGYQNFYQVAHLVFQYLKMLQTMGSQQRIYEEIQKIEDNEFHYQEQTDPIDYVESVCENMQLFPKEDFLTGDQLMFEYKPEIISAALNLLTPQKANLLLLSPDNEGRCELKEKWFGTQYSVEEIDKEWSKSWSADFELNPDLHLPAENMFIATDFTLKASDCPDTEYPIRILNNEKGCLWFKKDNKFKIPKAYIRFHLISPLIQQSPENLVLFDIFVNILAHNLAEPAYEADVAQLEYKLVAGEHGFVIKVKGFNHKLPLLFNLIIDYLADFTAAPDVFSMIAEQLKKTYFNILIKPDKLGKDIRLLILEQARWSMIQKYQAIMKGLTVDDLMVFVSQFKSELFAEGLVQGNFTSTEAMEFLHYVIKKLNFQRLSVEVPVHFRVVELPQKHSLCKVKSLNKGDANSEVTVYYQSGPKNLREHTLMELLVMHMEEPCFDFLRTKETLGYHVYPTCRNTSGVLGFSVTVETQATKFKTEFVEKKIEEFLVSFGEKLSSLTDDAFKVQVTALIKLKECEDTHLGEEVDRNWFEVVTQQYVFDRLNREIEALKLVTKAELVSWFLEHRGSGSRKLSVHVVGHGEEEHDPASGEAPADGRGSSYGEVSQLTFVPVSQLLGDVTVITDIRAFTSCLQLYPFHKIIK; encoded by the exons GTACATACAGCTGGACAACGGGCTGAAAGCTCTCCTCATCTCAGATCTAACCAGTGTGGATGGGAAGGCATCCCAATCAGAAGACGAAGATTCGGAGGAAGAGGAGAGTGagggtgaggaggaggaggaggaagaggaagatgaCTCTGGGGAGGGAACCGAGGAAGAGTCAGAACACGATGAGGATGAGAAGGACAGCGATTTCGAGGAGCTGGTGGAGGAATGTGacgtgaaaaagaaaaaatgcacctCAGAAAAACAG TCTGCAGCTGCCCTCTGTATTGGAGTGGGAAGTTTTAGTGATCCAGATGATCTTCCTGGGCTGGCCCATTTTCTGGAACACA TGGTGTTCATGGGTAGCGAGAAGTACCCAGCTGAGAACGGGTTCGACGCCTTTCTAAAGAAGCATGGCGGCAGCGACAACGCTTCTACCGACTGCGAGAGAACCATCTTCCAGTTCGACGTGCAGAGGAAGCATTTCAGAGAGGCTCTGGACAG GTGGGCTCAGTTCTTCATCTGCCCATTGATGATCAAGGATGCCATCGACAGAGAGGTGGAGGCAGTGGACAGTG AGTATCAGCTCGCCAGGCCCTCTGACTCCCATCGGAAGGAAATGCTTTTCGGAAGCCTGGCCAAGCCAAACCATCCAATGGGCAAATTCTGCTGGG GGAATGCTCAGACTCTGAAGCATGAGCCCCGAGAGAAGAACATTGACACCTACGCGCGACTGAAGGAGTTCTGGCAGCGACACTACTCTGCCCACTACATGACCCTGGCAGTGCAGTCTAAAG AGACCCTGGACACTTTGGAGGCCTGGGTGAGAGAGATCTTCAGCTGTGTTCCTAACAA TGGCTTGCCTAAGCCAGACTTCTCTCACCTCCTAGACCCGTTTGAGACTGTTGCCTTCAACAAACTCTACAGAG TGGTGCCTGTGAGGAAGGTCCACGCTCTCACGCTCACCTGGGCTCTGCCTCCGCAGGAGAAGCACTACAG GGTGAAGCCTCTGCATTACATTTCCTGGCTGATTGGCCATGAAGGTACTGGTAGCATCCTGTCCCTGCTCAGGAAAAA GTGTTGGGCTCTTGCTCTGTTTGGGGGGAACAGTGAGTCTGGCTTCGATCAGAACACCACATACTCCATCTTCAGTATCTCTATTACACTGACGGATGAGGGCTATCAGAACTTCTACCAG GTTGCTCACTTAGTATTCCAATATCTGAAAATGCTTCAAACTATGGGCTCTCAACAGAG AATATATGAAGAAATTCAGAAGATTGAGGACAATGAGTTTCATTATCAGGAGCAG ACAGATCCAATTGACTATGTGGAGAGCGTCTGTGAGAACATGCAGCTCTTCCCAAAGGAAGATTTCCTCACTGGGGACCAGCTGATGTTTGAGTACAAGCCTGAG ATCATATCTGCTGCCCTCAATCTCCTTACACCACAGAAGGCCAACCTTCTTTTACTGTCTCCTGACAACGAGGGGCGctgtgagctaaaggagaagTGGTTTGGAACCCAGTACAGTGTGGAAG AAATTGACAAGGAATGGAGCAAGAGCTGGTCTGCGGACTTTGAGCTGAACCCAGACTTACACCTCCccgcagaaaacatgtttatcg CCACGGATTTCACTCTAAAAGCCTCAGACTGCCCTGACACAGAATATCCCATCAGAATCCTCAACAATGAGAAGGGCTGCTTGTGGTTCAAGAAGGACAACAAGTTCAAAATTCCCAAAG CTTATATTCGTTTCCACCTCATATCTCCCCTGATTCAGCAGTCTCCTGAGAA CCTGGTCTTATTTGACATCTTTGTGAACATCCTGGCTCATAACCTGGCTGAACCTGCTTATGAAGCAGATGTTGCACAGCTGGAGTACAAATTAGTGGCTGGCGAGCATGGCTTTGTAATAAAAGTGAAGGGCTTCAACCACAAGCTTCCC CTGCTGTTCAACCTCATCATTGACTACCTGGCCGACTTCACTGCAGCTCCGGATGTCTTCTCAATGATTGCTGAGCAGCTGAAGAAGACCTACTTTAACATCCTGATCAAACCAGACAAGCTGGGCAA GGATATCCGGCTGCTGATTCTGGAGCAGGCCCGCTGGTCCATGATCCAGAAGTACCAGGCCATCATGAAGGGGCTTACAGTGGATGACCTCATGGTCTTTGTTAGCCAGTTCAAGTCAGAGCTATTCGCAGAGGGGCTGGTCCAGGGGAACTTCACCAGCACA GAAGCAATGGAGTTCCTTCACTATGTTATAAA AAAACTGAATTTCCAGCGTCTGTCTGTAGAGGTCCCTGTTCACTTCAGGGTGGTGGAGCTACCGCAAAAACACTCACTGTGCAAAGTGAAGTCGCTCAACAAGGGAGATGCCAACTCTGAAGTCACAGTTTACTATCAG TCTGGGCCTAAGAACCTCAGGGAGCACACTTTAATGGAGTTGCTTGTG atgcacatggaggAGCCCTGCTTTGACTTTTTAAGGACAAAGGAAACCCTTGG GTATCATGTCTATCCCACGTGCAGGAACACTTCAGGAGTCCTGGGCTTCTCAGTCACTGTGGAGACTCAGGCAACAAAGTTCAA GACTGAATTTGTGGAGAAGAAGATCGAAGAGTTCCTTGTCAGCTTTGGAGAAAAATTGTCTAGTTTAACAGACGATGCTTTCAAAGTTCAG GTGACAGCGCTGATCAAGCTGAAGGAGTGTGAAGACACTCATCTGGGTGAAGAGGTGGACAGAAACTGGTTTGAAGTGGTCACCCAGCAGTATGTCTTCGACCGCCTGAACCGCGAG ATCGAAGCCCTGAAGCTAGTCACAAAGGCAGAGCTCGTGTCCTGGTTTCTGGAGCACCGTGGGTCTGGCAGCAGGAAGCTCAGTGTGCAT GTGGTGGGACACGGAGAGGAGGAGCACGATCCGGCCAGCGGCGAGGCCCCCGCCGACGGCCGGGGCTCCTCTTACGGAGAAGTGTCCCAGCTGACCTTCGTGCCTGTTTCACAGCTCCTGGGAGACGTCACAGTCATCACCGACATCCGGGCCTTCACCTCCTGTCTGCAGCTCTACCCCTTCCACAAGATCATCAAGTAG